Proteins from a single region of Neodiprion virginianus isolate iyNeoVirg1 chromosome 4, iyNeoVirg1.1, whole genome shotgun sequence:
- the LOC124302990 gene encoding uncharacterized protein LOC124302990 isoform X2 yields MKLPVLLLFAGFASGVVGMPSGLVLGYQDTLGQYSFGYSAPSQARSEARSLDGVTRGSYSYVDAAGLVQSTDYTADGEHGFRVAATNLPQAPAPVQETPEVAAARSAHLKALEQAAQELPQVQQDADSVVISAKIATPEQENPAKDQAEPEKSGEEIIVEAAAPEGQASDESQPAAAVNEEASKTENQPEAQEKQKGRTIEEPVLAPWISPVAGSLHVPLIPVNFDLPSISAYSGRPAAAKAEQTLPQATPDQGLITPAGTTLKTLPAGSQFVPQAEVPQGSRSGESAPVVPTVSRASSAREYEIYERPAVYAPVGSVIQLQGYNPTIPSFLRYAPFPYIAYNVV; encoded by the exons ATGAAGCTACCG GTCCTCCTCTTGTTCGCGGGATTCGCCTCCGGCGTCGTCGGCATGCCGTCGGGCCTCGTCCTCGGCTACCAGGACACCCTGGGCCAGTACAGCTTCGGTTACAGCGCGCCGAGTCAGGCCCGATCGGAAGCTCGATCTCTTGACGGGGTAACCCGAGGATCCTACAGCTACGTCGACGCCGCAGGCTTGGTCCAGAGCACGGATTACACAGCCGACGGGGAGCACGGCTTCCGGGTGGCGGCGACGAACCTCCCTCAAGCTCCAGCGCCGGTTCAGGAGACACCGGAAGTCGCCGCTGCCAGATCTGCGCACCTCAAGGCGCTGGAGCAGGCGGCGCAGGAACTCCCGCAGGTTCAGCAGGACGCCGACAGCGTGGTGATTTCGGCGAAAATCGCCACCCCGGAACAGGAAAATCCCGCGAAAGATCAGGCCGAACCGGAGAAGTCGGGCGAAGAGATCATAGTCGAGGCTGCCGCGCCCGAGGGACAG GCATCCGATGAGTCGCAACCAGCCGCAGCTGTTAATGAGGAGGCTTCGAAGACCGAGAACCAACCCGAGGCACAGGAGAAGCAGAAGGGCCGAACGATCGAGGAGCCGGTTTTAGCCCCGTGGATCAGTCCGGTGGCGGGATCCCTGCATGTACCTTTGATCCCGGTGAACTTTGACCTGCCGTCGATCTCCGCCTACTCCGGGCGGCCTGCGGCCGCCAAGGCCGAGCAAACACTTCCGCAAGCAACGCCCGACCAAG GACTGATCACGCCGGCTGGTACAACGCTGAAAACCTTGCCTGCAGGATCGCAGTTTGTTCCTCAAGCTGAGGTTCCGCAGGGTTCTCGATCAGGCGAATCCGCGCCTGTCGTTCCTACGGTCAGCCGGGCAAGCTCCGCCAGGGAATACGAAATCTATGAAAGACCTGCGGTCTACGCGCCCGTGGGTTCGGTTATCCAACTTCAGGGATACAACCCGACAATCCCATCGTTCCTGAGATACGCCCCGTTCCCTTACATCGCCTACAACGTTGTGTAA
- the LOC124302894 gene encoding uncharacterized protein LOC124302894, whose translation MIISCRVCPALIAFCFTLLVVDILAELIAVRTPWKNDDSIQVICMSEDDESILFWNCFNSSSLSLPDCRCQSNGDAAFLPRRKNCKEGSDDIVPGETRCLYVWNAASQWKLTNSIDDPMDLTFNNSWTGKRNLPIKLPVQESDSLVFSWRGNGNITLVFEKTNLKCSKGEKEGIGNTQPNKSDEAICRNSPNYTIEIPPGPYPLTWQSCILKWDKKHEVIEYYLMTTNGSTTEKFNSTVNFDTIEILPYDGDFLLHNYTYFLTTENKASITRKFYNSDDNLCLYFLVSLCSNCSFGIKFSDKNNNSKYEEIGPFKDSKALSWRWEILNVSSGLLSKSSIHVEMTTRMNGTGQGRWATRYFKTCQSRATVRKSSKLLNRGRHRHVDLACAKLSYSEHIYINTQEKSIKNITLGSLAQCLRGDGPFCTFNRTNSCNGTSICNPSGCTCPPGCKGANCTEECTEGHYGYNCQNICDQCDPRNCSKINGLCFSGCKQHYVGRYCETQLQRPYIENSTNPTAVILNFSTILDDVDDRNISVEMKNENEGWTPIHMDPNFSGKIKLCIKDLKPEMRYEVQVALDKSKSPALSFTIPYNSRKVKGTPPCDMNFTKNLPIGREENSIKLTFPSIENDEKNYLVLLRNYSTEVSSKLPTLEDVTEASSECGKDACMYDFQQNKNSNSITIGLNHACPVHPDAIYLVRVFFRDSFSDTVYACGNRKVKEFGSASVSSIIKLAIVGIIIVVIIIAVMLYVFYKKFHCILLSNETSVTMAQLVSETFSITNKSDVSIFSDTAYSERLKKFENDVRRAAEDGKLQQQYNLLPKGLRHSCEYGRLPQNKEKNRYRKLIAYDKTRVMLSRDCDDSNSDYINANYVPGYTKQKAYIATQGPTTETVNDFWRMIWQEEVRVICMLVGVMENGKKMCEQYWPEVGGEMEYDEIVVSNLTQDVFADYTYRTFNVTKHCETEMRKIDHLQYTTWPEHGVPTYSHSVIEYLNKVLSIPPGLGPIVVHCSSGTGRTGTIILCDISLRHLAAEGTVDVFAQAKIMYDARADMLESFSQYVMAHLVPTQCLILLPSAVLCRDITPEKINEMKKDLPVFMKRLEECAWMDKAMRPLEPLRPPLPENIKKNRFPRFTPVGPSLVTLQKCPSNDNTSDYISAVSIDGVRTKKQYIASQLPLPTTRSDLWRLIVENNIELIVILQRPNLEDESCCNVIPEKTSAIIPLPYVKVENKSNLETDGCFTVNQLLLTDNSEEPATKKKITVLTCNDWSTEAGASPPPPKALVDLWEASENIVRPEGPTLVLCYDGLTGCGLYLALSFMLERMKVEQDCDVILAVHAVRRSRQEFVVAQWQFEYLYDAALEFNASFKIYDNLS comes from the exons ATGATCATCTCCTGTAGGGTGTGCCCAGCACTAATTGCATTTTGTTTCACGTTGCTGGTGGTGGATATTTTAGCAGAGCTCATCGCGGTGCGCACTCCCTGGAAAAATGACGATTCAATCCAGGTCATTTGCATGTCCGAAGATGACGAGAGTATTTTGTTTTGGAACTGTTTcaattcttcttctctttctctccctgaCTGTCGTTGTCAGAGCAACGGCGACGCTG CATTCCTGCCGAGGCGAAAGAATTGCAAGGAAGGGTCCGACGACATCGTCCCCGGTGAGACCCGCTGTCTTTACGTATGGAATGCAGCATCGCAGTGGAAACTTACAAATTCTATAGATGATCCAATGGACCTGACATTCAACAACAGTTGGACAG GTAAACGGAATCTACCGATAAAGCTGCCAGTCCAGGAGTCAGATAGCTTAGTATTTTCTTGGCGTGGAAATGGTAATATCACCTTGGTGTTTGAAAAAACCAATCTGAAGTGTTCAAAAGGAGAAAAGGAAGGAATCGGTAATACACAGCCGAATAAATCTGATGAAGCGATCTGCCGGAATTCACCGAACTATACCATAGAA ATTCCGCCCGGCCCTTACCCACTCACCTGGCAATCATGCATTCTTAAGTGGGACAAGAAACACGAGGTGATCGAGTACTATTTGATGACTACGAATGGCTCTACcacagaaaaatttaattctacAGTAAATTTCGATACTATAGAAATTCTACCATATGACGGAGATTTCCTGCTTCACAATT ACACTTATTTTCTAACAACCGAGAATAAAGCATCGATTACAAGAAAATTCTATAACTCTGATGATAATCTTTGCTTGTATTTTTTGGTGAGCCTTTGCTCTAATTGTTCATTTGGAATCAAATTCTCcgataaaaacaataattcgAAGTACGAAGAAATCGGACCTTTTAAGGATAGCAAAGCACTGTCCTGGCGATGGGAAATACTTAACGTGTCTTCGGGTTTACTCTCAAAAAGTTCAATTCACGTCGAAATGACAACCAGAATGAACGGGACGGGCCAAGGCCGATGGGCGACTCGTTATTTCAAAACCTGTCAGTCAAGAG CCACTGTAAGAAAATCTTCAAAATTGCTTAATCGAGGAAGGCATCGGCATGTTGATCTTGCGTGCGCAAAATTATCGTACAGCGAACACATATACATCAATACGCaggaaaaatcaattaaaaatattactttAGGCA GCTTAGCACAGTGTCTCCGAGGGGATGGGCCATTCTGCACATTCAACCGCACTAACTCATGCAATGGGACAAGTATCTGCAATCCAAGTGGCTGCACCTGTCCTCCAGGATGCAAAGGTGCCAACTGTACTGAAG AATGCACGGAAGGACATTATGGATACAATTGCCAGAATATTTGTGATCAATGCGACCCAAGAAATTGCAGTAAAATAAACGGGCTATGCTTCTCTGGGTGTAAACAACACTACGTGGGACGATACTGCGAGACAC AACTGCAACGTCCgtatatcgaaaattcaactAATCCAACTGCggtgatattgaatttttccacgATCCTCGATGATGTAGACGATCGTAACATTTCTGTCGAAATGAAG AACGAAAACGAAGGGTGGACACCGATTCATATGGATCCAAATTTCTCtggtaaaataaaactgtGTATCAAAGATCTGAAACCGGAAATGCGGTACGAGGTCCAGGTCGCACTGGACAAGTCAAAAAGTCCCGCACTCAGCTTCACCATACCGTACA ATTCACGTAAGGTGAAAGGTACGCCGCCGTGCGATATGAATTTTACCAAGAATTTGCCGATTGGCCGTGAAGAAAATTCCATCAAACTGACGTTCCCTTCAATAGAAAATGACGAGAAGAACTATTTAGTcttgttgagaaattattcaaccGAGGTCAGCTCAAAATTGCCTACGTTGGAGGACGTGACCGAAGCAAGTTCGGAGTGCGGGAAAGATGCTTGCATG TACGATTTTCAACAAAACAAGAACTCGAATTCCATCACCATAGGCCTCAATCACGCCTGTCCAGTGCATCCTGATGCTATTTATCTGGTTCGGGTATTTTTTCGGGACTCGTTCAGCGATACGGTCTACGCGTGTGGGAACCGCAAGGTTAAGGAATTCGGATCGGCATCAGTGTCGTCGATCATTAAACTTGCAATTGTGGGGATTATCATTGTGGTGATTATCATTGCGGTGATGCTCTACGTTTTCTACAA gaaatttCATTGCATCTTACTAAGTAACGAAACGTCAGTCACCATGGCTCAACTTGTTAGTGAAACATTTTCGATCACTAACAAATCTGACGTGTCAATCTTCAGCGATACTGCATACTCGGAGAGACtcaaaaagtttgaaaatgacGTAAGAAGAGCCGCAGAGGACGGAAAACTTCAGCAGCAATACaac CTTCTACCAAAAGGTCTGAGACATTCGTGCGAGTATGGGAGGTTGCCGCAGAATAAGGAAAAGAATAGATACAGAAAATTGATAGCGT ATGACAAGACTCGAGTCATGTTGTCTAGAGATTGCGACGACAGTAACTCCGACTACATCAACGCCAACTACGTTCCG GGATACACAAAGCAAAAGGCATACATCGCAACGCAGGGGCCGACAACGGAAACGGTGAATGACTTTTGGAGAATGATTTGGCAGGAAGAGGTTCGCGTCATATGCATGCTGGTGGGCGTGATGGAGAATGGAAAG AAAATGTGCGAGCAGTATTGGCCAGAGGTCGGGGGTGAGATGGAGTACGATGAAATTGTCGTCTCGAATCTAACCCAAGATGTGTTCGCCGATTACACCTACAGGACCTTCAACGTTACGAAGCATTGCGAAACGGAAATGCGTAAG ATTGATCATCTCCAGTACACGACCTGGCCGGAACACGGAGTTCCCACTTATTCGCATTCCGTAATCGAGTATCTGAACAAGGTCTTATCAATCCCCCCAGGACTGGGACCGATAGTTGTACATTGCAGCTCCGGCACAGGGCGAACCGGAACTATTATTCTGTGCGACATCAGCCTCCGGCACCTAGCCGCTGAAGGG ACGGTGGACGTCTTTGCTCAAGCCAAAATTATGTACGACGCTCGTGCCGACATGTTGGAGAGCTTTTCGCAGTACGTGATGGCGCACTTGGTTCCTACTCAGTGCCTGATTCTACTACCGTCAGCCGTTTTGTGCCGTGACATTACCCcggaaaaaattaacgaaatgaaaaaggaTTTACCAGTTTTTATGAAACG ACTCGAGGAATGCGCCTGGATGGATAAAGCTATGCGACCATTGGAACCGCTGAGACCTCCACTTCCTgagaacataaaaaaaaatagatttccTAGATTCACGCCAG TTGGTCCTTCGTTGGTGACGCTGCAGAAGTGTCCATCAAATGACAACACCAGCGATTACATCAGTGCAGTTAGCATCGACGGAGTCAggacaaaaaaacaatacatagCTTCCCAGTTGCCACTACCCACAACGCGTAGTGACTTGTGGAGGTTGATTGTCGAGAATAACATCGAACTTATCGTAATACTGCAACGTCCCAATTTGGAAGACGAA TCATGCTGTAACGTCATACCCGAAAAAACAAGTGCGATCATCCCATTACCTTACGTCAAggtagaaaataaatcgaaCTTGGAAACCGATGGCTGTTTTACGGTGAACCAGCTACTGCTGACCGACAATTCGGAG GAAccagcaacaaaaaaaaaaattaccgtctTGACCTGCAACGATTGGAGCACTGAAGCAGGTGCTAGTCCACCTCCACCCAAGGCGTTGGTAGACCTATGGGAAGCTTCGGAAAACATTGTGCGCCCAGAAGGACCCACGCTCGTTCTTTGCTA CGATGGCCTCACGGGATGTGGCCTGTACCTGGCACTGAGTTTTATGCTCGAAAGGATGAAAGTTGAACAGGATTGCGACGTCATTTTGGCTGTTCACGCAGTGCGGCGATCAAGACAAGAGTTCGTAGTGGCGCAG TGGCAGTTCGAGTATCTCTACGACGCGGCTCTGGAATTTAACGCCAGCTTCAAGATTTACGATAATTTATCATAA
- the LOC124301750 gene encoding cuticle protein 18.7-like, with protein MRRNPNDSNARNRATYINRPNDYLDTTRPTSESWSFPSSANTNLTLIMKCFIVFSALVAVALAKPGGLVHGVAHGAYVAPLAYAHLVAGAPTGPDGRVVDTPEVAHAKAEHAAAQVNERVTLAREASKNYAAGVVPAYSAYPAYSAYSAYAAPAVVSPYTAPALAYGKVYSGVAPVVSAYGAYAPRVAYGAPLSLDGRVVDTPEVAVAKAAHFAAHAEAKARLGYAGHYAYAAPLAAW; from the exons ATGCGCCGAAACCCGAATGATTCCAATGCCAGGAACCGGGCCACCTATATAAACCGCCCGAACGATTATCTCGACACAACACGCCCAACTAGCGAGTCCTGGTCATTTCCCAGTAGCGCTAATACCAATCTAACACTCATCATGAAGTGCTTC ATCGTCTTCTCCGCCCTTGTCGCTGTGGCTCTCGCCAAGCCCGGTGGCCTCGTCCACGGAGTTGCTCACGGCGCCTACGTGGCTCCTCTGGCCTACGCTCACCTCGTGGCCGGTGCCCCGACCGGACCCGACGGCCGCGTCGTCGACACCCCCGAGGTCGCTCACGCCAAGGCGGAACACGCAGCGGCCCAGGTGAACGAGCGAGTGACCCTTGCCCGTGAGGCTTCCAAGAACTACGCCGCCGGTGTCGTGCCTGCCTACTCGGCTTACCCGGCTTACTCGGCTTACTCGGCTTACGCCGCACCAGCCGTCGTATCTCCCTACACGGCACCCGCTCTCGCCTACGGCAAGGTCTACTCAGGTGTCGCCCCCGTCGTCTCTGCCTACGGTGCGTACGCTCCCAGAGTCGCCTATGGTGCCCCCCTTAGTTTGGACGGACGTGTTGTCGACACCCCCGAGGTTGCCGTCGCCAAGGCTGCTCACTTCGCCGCTCACGCCGAGGCCAAGGCTCGTCTTGGATACGCCGGACATTACGCTTACGCCGCCCCCCTCGCCGCCTGGTAA
- the LOC124301752 gene encoding cuticle protein 12.5-like produces the protein MKFFIVLSALAAVALAKPSLPLGYVHVLPGAPTGPDGRVVDTPEVAYAKAEHAAAHINEKVTLANEAVKSADVVAVAAPGVVSAYSAPALVSAYPAHVGFYRYAHGAPVGVDGRVVDTPEVAHAKVEHAAAHINEKVTLANEAAKNYAAHAAHAVVSAYSAPLVSAYSAPAVVSAYPHGLVRSVVPAISVW, from the exons ATGAAATTCTTC atcGTTCTCTCCGCTCTGGCCGCCGTCGCCCTGGCGAAGCCCAGCCTGCCTCTGGGCTACGTTCACGTTCTTCCAGGCGCCCCGACCGGCCCGGATGGCCGCGTCGTCGACACCCCCGAGGTCGCCTACGCTAAGGCGGAGCACGCAGCCGCTCACATAAACGAGAAGGTGACCCTCGCCAACGAAGCCGTCAAGTCCGCTGACGTCGTCGCCGTCGCTGCTCCCGGCGTCGTTTCCGCTTACTCCGCGCCCGCCTTGGTTTCCGCTTACCCTGCCCACGTCGGTTTCTACCGATACGCTCACGGAGCCCCCGTCGGCGTTGACGGCCGCGTCGTCGACACCCCCGAGGTTGCTCACGCCAAGGTCGAGCACGCCGCTGCCCACATCAACGAGAAGGTGACCCTTGCCAATGAGGCCGCCAAGAACTACGCCGCTCACGCCGCCCACGCCGTCGTCTCGGCATACTCGGCACCCCTGGTTTCCGCCTATTCCGCACCCGCCGTCGTCTCCGCGTACCCTCACGGACTCGTCCGCAGCGTCGTACCCGCCATCTCCGTGTGGTAA
- the LOC124302990 gene encoding translation initiation factor IF-2-like isoform X1, with product MKLPVLLLFAGFASGVVGMPSGLVLGYQDTLGQYSFGYSAPSQARSEARSLDGVTRGSYSYVDAAGLVQSTDYTADGEHGFRVAATNLPQAPAPVQETPEVAAARSAHLKALEQAAQELPQVQQDADSVVISAKIATPEQENPAKDQAEPEKSGEEIIVEAAAPEGQASDESQPAAAVNEEASKTENQPEAQEKQKGRTIEEPVLAPWISPVAGSLHVPLIPVNFDLPSISAYSGRPAAAKAEQTLPQATPDQGHYTRLITPAGTTLKTLPAGSQFVPQAEVPQGSRSGESAPVVPTVSRASSAREYEIYERPAVYAPVGSVIQLQGYNPTIPSFLRYAPFPYIAYNVV from the exons ATGAAGCTACCG GTCCTCCTCTTGTTCGCGGGATTCGCCTCCGGCGTCGTCGGCATGCCGTCGGGCCTCGTCCTCGGCTACCAGGACACCCTGGGCCAGTACAGCTTCGGTTACAGCGCGCCGAGTCAGGCCCGATCGGAAGCTCGATCTCTTGACGGGGTAACCCGAGGATCCTACAGCTACGTCGACGCCGCAGGCTTGGTCCAGAGCACGGATTACACAGCCGACGGGGAGCACGGCTTCCGGGTGGCGGCGACGAACCTCCCTCAAGCTCCAGCGCCGGTTCAGGAGACACCGGAAGTCGCCGCTGCCAGATCTGCGCACCTCAAGGCGCTGGAGCAGGCGGCGCAGGAACTCCCGCAGGTTCAGCAGGACGCCGACAGCGTGGTGATTTCGGCGAAAATCGCCACCCCGGAACAGGAAAATCCCGCGAAAGATCAGGCCGAACCGGAGAAGTCGGGCGAAGAGATCATAGTCGAGGCTGCCGCGCCCGAGGGACAG GCATCCGATGAGTCGCAACCAGCCGCAGCTGTTAATGAGGAGGCTTCGAAGACCGAGAACCAACCCGAGGCACAGGAGAAGCAGAAGGGCCGAACGATCGAGGAGCCGGTTTTAGCCCCGTGGATCAGTCCGGTGGCGGGATCCCTGCATGTACCTTTGATCCCGGTGAACTTTGACCTGCCGTCGATCTCCGCCTACTCCGGGCGGCCTGCGGCCGCCAAGGCCGAGCAAACACTTCCGCAAGCAACGCCCGACCAAGGTCATTACACAA GACTGATCACGCCGGCTGGTACAACGCTGAAAACCTTGCCTGCAGGATCGCAGTTTGTTCCTCAAGCTGAGGTTCCGCAGGGTTCTCGATCAGGCGAATCCGCGCCTGTCGTTCCTACGGTCAGCCGGGCAAGCTCCGCCAGGGAATACGAAATCTATGAAAGACCTGCGGTCTACGCGCCCGTGGGTTCGGTTATCCAACTTCAGGGATACAACCCGACAATCCCATCGTTCCTGAGATACGCCCCGTTCCCTTACATCGCCTACAACGTTGTGTAA